The following is a genomic window from Nicotiana tabacum cultivar K326 chromosome 3, ASM71507v2, whole genome shotgun sequence.
TCAAACGAGGTCACAAAATTTCTGACCTTCAAAATTAATGCGTTGACCCTTttatttaaatccgaaataaaaagaaagaggaaGGAAATGGATGCCAATATTTGTCtaatcttctttttttcttcctaaATCCTCCTGAATCTTTTCATCCAGAAGTAGTACTAAGTTAGTACTGTATTTCATTAGCTTTTCGTTGTTCCTTTTATTTTTGGGTTGTTTCTCATGTATCTTTATCTTTTATAGCAGAAAAAGGGAACTGAAAGAAAAATAAGATACAATTGCATCCACACAAAACAGTCAAATAACAGCCAAACACAAGCCCACACGTAAATCCTAAGAACCAAAGATACAGCTATCATGGCacttcaattattattattattattattattattttttaacataCTAGTAATACTTTAATTGATTGCATATTTCACCATTTCCCACATATGAGTAACTAATTACATTTTCATATTCGCCCTTCTTTTTCATTCATTGCTTCGGTTGTCAGATTCCATTTTACAGTGCAAAATAATACTAACAATCACGAAATCATAACATATTGATTGTATCTCACGTTTTTGCCCCCCTTTCACGGGTTCTTTGccttttcttcatcattttccTTTCGGTCACTTTCTTCTACACCCCATTTCGCAACAAATCTTTCTCCaaatactctttttttatttGGCATTCTTATCCGTTTTTCCCCCCCTGGGTTTTCTGTAATGTGGTGGGCTGCATGCTGTTGATTTCTGAAATCTGCATATTTTCGCGGGGTAAGAAGCAatgtgtgtgtttgtttttaaTTTTGATCTACAAGCTTTTATATGTATATTGCTTATGTATCTTTGCTTTATTTTTCTGGGTATTGATCTGACCTTTGCATTATTcaagatttgacctttgatttggCAGCATCTAGTGGTCATAAAAACACAATCTTTAAAATGGGGTCCGTGAATATAGCAACTAGTGCCGTTGTTTTTTGACCAGGGAAGGGGGTGGGGAGGTTTTGTGTGGAAAGAAGGTTAAATTACTTTGCTATTAATTCACTGTCCATAATGTCATAATGCTGTGGTTTGGGTTATTTAGGTACAATTTGTTCTCTATTTATCTGAAGGTTTCTTTGAGCTGGAATTTCTAGTGATTTTAGTGGTATGATAGTTTGCAGGACTACTTgttgtttttgagttagtattaCCAAGTGGCTTAGGAGTCTTCGCAGACAAGTAATTTTAAGTTGTGCATGATCCTTACCATGAGCTCTTTTACTTCCAGTAAGGGGTCAAAAAGATCGAGTCAAGTTGGATCATGATTGTAAATTGTGATTTTGGAGGCTCGGGCCCTCCAACAGTTTAGGAGGCAAAAAAAGGAGGGAATATAAGGCAAAGTATAGTAAATGATGTTTGTTGCTTATATTTGAGTTTGTCATTAGTTTAGTTGAAATCCATTTGGGATACTGCCTGTATGTGGTTTGATCTGTAAGATATTTGCAGTTActcattttatttgaaagattttgaaagtttcactcCAAGTCTTTTTCACAACGCACATCCAATACATTTATTATGCTCAAACTCCTCACTAAACTGATATTTATAATGCTCATACTATATCAAATAACTCTGCAGGCTGATAGATATATTGCTAAATTTTCCATTTCAGGAAGCTGGGGGATGTATTTGCAGTGTACATGTGTAGGTGATGTTCATTTTATAATCGGAGATAGTAGTTAAAAAGAGAGCTAAAGACATGGCAACTGCAATGGGTAGAAAGGCAGCTCCTGCACGGAATATAGTTGCATTTAGATCTTATCAGAGTCGGGCTGAGACATTGGTTAAAACTTATTTGTTAGCAGATCCTTTTATACCTTACACTTCCGTCTTTGCTGGCATATTTGCTTGCAAAATGGTAATGTTTATCGATCATATATCTTTTATCTTTCTTGTGACTATTGAAGAAAGGACTTCCCTTTTTTGATTCAAAGCTGACACATATTTGATGAAGAAACTTTACATGTTCTTGATCTTCTTTGTCACAGTAGTGATGAAacatacaaaagaaaaagaaagaaaatgtaaagatttggagaaaattataatatttctaattggtttttcagaaaataatagAAGTATAGAGCATGTCCTACATAAGTTACTTTCATTTGCTGCACAATTTTTCCCCTGTACTTTCATTCCTTGTAAAACTGTTTTGGCTCTTCACAGGTCTATGATCTATGTCAGCTGATCAGCAGTTTTTACTTCAGGACGTACACTACCCTAACAAAAATTCAAAGGATTGAGTGGAACAACCGGTAAATATTCTATCTTTATACTTCCCAAGGTTTTATTAATTCACTACTCATGTTTGTGAGACTTATTTTTCTGCAGTGGCATGTCAACAGTCCATGCCATTTTCATATCTGCTGTGTCCACGTATTTTGCCTTCTGGTCCAATCTTTTCTCCGATCACAATCCTGATGGCCTTTTAATCACCAGAAGTTCACCGCTATCAACTTTTACGTTAGGGGTAAGTAATCTTCAACTGTATATGCTGAGTATTGTCTTGTTATACCCCTTCCCCTTTTGGGTTTCCTTGAAAGGTCTTGATTCAGGCATTCAAAATCCAGTGACGTATCTCTCTGGTTGTAGAAAAAAGATGACTCTGGTATTGATCCTTGTAATGCTAATGTAGATGGAACTtcaattataaataattaattatgtaatAGCTGAATTCACCTCTATGTATGCTTCTTAACTAGAAAAAGTTAGGGCTCAGTTTTTCTTTGGCAAAAACGTTATTGGTTTGTTGTTTCCTGTATGGACCTATTACTCTTAGGGGAAAACAATTGAGCTTTGGGTTTAAAGGGATTCAAATTTACACTTTGCACGGGGTAGAATCCCTTTGGTGCCAGCTAAGCTAAGGCTTGTTTTCTTATGTGTCTTTTATgttcttcttttgtttctttttccctTGCCTTTTTTTGTGGGCAAACCAGGAGGTGAGGGTGCAGTGGTAGAGCCTTGATGCATGTTATTTGAAATATGGCGACATTTCCTTTTAAGACTGTTCTCTGATTTCAACTCGAATAACTTTCCTTGCATCAACTATTTGATACTGAAATATTAACCAAAGAAAAAAACCCAATTATACGGACTAAAATCATCTTTTGAGTTGAACATATTAAAATTCTTAGCAATATCCCAATTCTGAAGACCCGCATTGTTATATAGACATTTGCTGAGTCTCATATTTGGACCGCAATCCCCGTGGCCAGGGGCAGTTAGGGGGGCGGAAGGGGGTTTGTCCGACCCCCCTTTGTCGGAAAACTGTACTATGTATATAGggttaattttcttttttatgtatatatataatatgctGAATCCCCTTGACACAAGTAAAAAACTTAgatcaatgtatatatatataatatgcagAATCCGCTTGACACAAGTAAAAAACTTAGATCAATGGTCAAGGGGTCCAAATTTTGCTAAAAGTTTGCAGGTTTAATTCCCATTGAGCACAGTTCTTAtccttttaaatttttgaatcccCTTCACAAATATCCTGTCTCCACCACTGCCTGTGGCCTGGCCTTCCAGGACAGAACACATACATGCAcacaccacacacacacacacatatttcTATATGGACACTTATATTTGGAATTGGGGGACGATATTTGACACTGACTAATTACCTTCGAAATAAGCTTAAAATAGTCTATTATTAACCATCTCAAATTGTCTAGCACTTTTGTTTTTCCCCCCGGGTAAACCAGCCACTTATTGAAGTGAAATAATACATCAATAAATCGGTTATACGATAATATATTAAGATTTATAACCTACATGAAAAGGTTGGTCTCATACATGGATATATTAGATTCACACAGGATTGAGTGAGAAGGGAATAATGAAGATGAAAAACCAGTTTTTGGAGTATCAACACCTTGTGTAATGGGGTGAGGGTTTGAGTTTGGAAGATATGTGGTGTTGCAGAATTGGAATAAAATGGACTTGATAGAGCGAAATGGATGTAGATGATTCATATGATGAACTAAGTAATTCAGAATGAGGCATAGTTGATTTATGCACGGTTTAATTGCATGGTTCGGGATGTTACTTTAAGGAGGTTAGTCAAGATTGAGAAAAAGAGAAGATAAGGAACTATTTTGGAAGCTCTAACTGGTCCGGAGGGAATTCAAGAAGGATGTGATGTTGTTGAGGCCTGAGGGTCAAAGGAATGAAGATGTTGGTGAAATCATATAATTGGAAGATATATCGAGAGAGGAGGAAGGTGTGGAAGAACGTGTATGACACCAAAGCACGTAAGAAGGTTGTAATTTTCACTTTGGTGGACAACGTAATATTGAAGGTGGACAACATAAGGAAGAGGAGGAGAAGAATTGTGGTGATTTAATGCTGCTTGTGTAAGGAAATTGGTGAAAACACCGACCAATTCCTGTTACATTTTATATTCACTACACAGTTGTGGTATTCTGCCAGTTCTCTGTCAATGTTTGCTTGGTtagcaccaacaacaacaaaagaaaccATCATGAGCTGGAGGTATCTAAATATCAGCAAAGAGAGACAGTATGAAGAACTATGTTTTAATTTAAGCTAATGagagatgaaagaaataggagatTGTTCTACAGTAGTGCAggaacagaagtagtataagatgaaCTTTTTTGCCTTATTTACTTTAATATTTAGAGGAACAGAAGTAGGGGAAAAGGATATCTTTTGTTTCATGTAATTTATTGGTGTGGGTAGAAAATATCAGCATTATAAATGATTAGGACAGATCAAATGAACTGTGGTTGAGTCACTCTCACTTTTTTACATATTGTCCACACCAGCTTGGCATCTCAAGGGATGGACTTTTCTATTTACAACCAGCCCCCCCACCCCACCACCAGCACCAcgcacacacacaaaaaaaatattaagataGCCGAGAACTAAAAGTCTTTCCTTTTTCTTAAAATGTTTTCTAtaaatacaaaatacaaaaacgtattgtttcttttgtttccttGTTATCCTATTGCAACAGTTTCCTGAAAGATATATAGCTTCAGCAACAAATAAATCGGTCCAAAAGTTGGTTATTATTTCTTTAAGCTGGTATTATGTCTCTTAGAATTCCATTATGTGGCTCATTAGCTTTATACCATGGTATTTGCACTATATCATTTGGTTTTGTGGATTGGGCTATGTGGTCATGTTGCATTATCTTGCTTAACATGATAGAGTCAATATAGCAGGCATGCTGGTCAGGACTTGCTAACCTAATTAGCTTAGAACTTGATTTACCTTTCTTATTTTCATGTGTCAGTAAGTAAATTAGATGTCAAATTTGTCATCTGGCTATTTTAATCCTCAGCTTGTGACATTGTCAGGTATCAGCTGGGTACTTCCTTTCAGACCTTGGAATGATTTGCTGGTTTTATCCTTCTTTGGGCGGATTAGAGTATGTAAGTATATATTCTCAAGTGGAAGACACTTCACTTAacatagaaattattttcttagttttgaacAAGCAATAGTTGTGTTTCCTGAAATCAGCCAGGCAGATATCTCCACCAATCTATCtcattcattttttctttctttttctttcttttccctgTTGCGGTGCATCACAAAGTGGTTATCTGTGTTATGTGGCAAGTGATCCCCTTTGTTCCCTGCTCTCTGATAGGATCTTTCTGTTGCTAGGCTAAATGCTTGAATTTAAGGATAGATGCCATACTGTTTGGATCTTGGGTCTAGGTGTGGAAATGAAAAATAAACATAAATACCTGTAAATACTGTTGAGTGTTAATATTTACGTAATATTAGGTAGATATGAACGTGTTTGTGATACATGCTAGTTTTTTAGCTTGTTGTACAAGTAAGAAACACAAGGAACTTCACTTGATGAAGACTTCAGCATTTGATCTTCAACAACCACTAGaaaagtttaaaaagttcataCCTTTAAAGTAGATGCTGTGTTGTATGCTGGAAATATTGACCCATAGACAGCCATGGTTGGTTTTTAAACATTTGTACAGTGGAAAGAAAAGTAAAAGGGatctttttattttgttgttatatgGACTAAATAATATGGTCGTAAGATGGAAGTACTAACCagataatttaattaaaatcagaCGTGTTGGGTGGTGGGTTACAAAATTTAACGTTTAACCTACCACATCTGTTTCTCAATGAATGCTTCTGCCAATCAGCTTGCAAATCACCAGTAAATTCACAAATTTGATTATGTTTTGGATTCTGGGTACTCCACATTGATTTCCATCTCGAAATATTCTTTTGGAAAAAGTTTAGGAATGACAAATTATTTTGGCAGGGTGTAGTTTCTGTAAAGtgacaaagggatgacatttatCTCCTTGTTCTAATCTTAGGCTCGTTTAACGAGTTCTGGTGCACTTCTAGTGGAAACTgggaaaaagatagaaaagaagaTTGACCACTCCTTATTGACTTGGTGATTAACAATGTTCAAGAAGTGTTTCATATGT
Proteins encoded in this region:
- the LOC107809550 gene encoding uncharacterized protein LOC107809550, producing MATAMGRKAAPARNIVAFRSYQSRAETLVKTYLLADPFIPYTSVFAGIFACKMVYDLCQLISSFYFRTYTTLTKIQRIEWNNRGMSTVHAIFISAVSTYFAFWSNLFSDHNPDGLLITRSSPLSTFTLGVSAGYFLSDLGMICWFYPSLGGLEYVVHHSLSAIAVAYSMYSGEGQLYTFMVLISEVTTPEINMRWFLDTAGLKRSSAYLINGVVIFFAWLVARILLFIYMFYHVYLHYDQVIHMHIFGILLVFGVPSALGVMNLMWFGKIIKGLKKNLAKRL